A portion of the Choristoneura fumiferana chromosome 6, NRCan_CFum_1, whole genome shotgun sequence genome contains these proteins:
- the LOC141428554 gene encoding sodium/potassium-transporting ATPase subunit alpha-4-like encodes MPGGLNPLAGRRRSSGSMGGRRLSAAHAIPHSSVEELNVLKEETHTGDHFLTPAQLEVVYRTNINNGLSETLAKELLEAHGPNALKELKGTSKWKILRHYLFGWFQCVLWVGALLNFVCYFCADLIESNKGGHTSTEYLYLGCVITATILGTGFFGFYQEYKNMSVMSGFEKMVPPNAMVVRDGVKQMIPNTDIVIGDIVEMTGGEVVPADVRILSCANFATDMSSLTGESKPIKHTPECTHHNSLESKNMVFFSCPIVEGSARGVVIATGEMTQLGKIAGLVTGLEKEETPIAKEITHFIKIICGVAFVFGFLFFLMVYFAQRSWLTALQYMLGIILANVPEGLIVTLTVCMTLSANQLKQKNCLAKTLQAVETLGSTSCICSDKTGTLTQNLMSVSHLFWNYTIYDKNDHTHVSEPVCAELSLAASLNLKAVFTHDTMHLPIEKRKILGDASESAILRYMEDTRSAIKTQEENPKEAEIPFSSAYKYQVTIHRMKATNSYYLIMKGAPEIVLEYCASVMTDEGNQPMTPQLKRELKANFIKLANMGERVIGYADLKLPVATFPPGFKFDTQNRNFPLEALSFVGALSMIDPPRVDIDKSIKLCRQAGIKVIMVTGDHPVTALAISRKCGTITQPTAYDYAFEHHIEVTDVPPHVRTQFKAAVITGEDLRHMSVNDLKTALKAYDEITFARTSPQQKLFIVETYQLLKHVVAVTGDGVNDSPALKKADIGIAMGITGTEVSKQAADMILLDDNFASIVLGVEEGRRIFDNLKKTIAYTLTSNTPEMLPFVLYAILGMPLPLTLMLILVINVGTDLLPAMSLAYETSEEDIMSLPPRKPTDHLVNRVLIFMAYFQVGLIQFFGGMYAYFIVFAQDGFFPSSLLFVRNEWEDPKLPVRDTLGRNWYFIDRKKVERRAQTAYFVAACMTQISDVIICKTRRISLLKKGMHNYVLNFSIAVDIVAALLVTYVPMCNVVFGTEALPWYDFVLAVPFMVLMILGDELRRYIVRNNISEWVEKETYY; translated from the exons ATGCCGGGCGGTCTGAACCCGCTGGCGGGGCGGCGCCGCTCCAGCGGCTCGATGGGCGGGCGCCGTCTCAGCGCAGCACACGCCATCCCCCACAGCAGCGTTGAGGAACTCAACGTGCTGAAGGAGGAAACCCACACCGGAGACCACTTTCTCACCCCCGCACAGCTCGAGGTCGTGTATCGGACCAACATCAATAACGG GTTATCTGAAACTCTCGCCAAAGAACTGCTTGAAGCTCACGGGCCGAACGCACTGAAGGAACTTAAAGGCACCAGCAAATGGAAGATCCTGCGCCATTACCTCTTCGGTTGGTTCCAGTGCGTGCTCTGGGTCGGCGCATTGCTCAACTTCGTCTGCTACTTCTGCGCTGATTTAATCGAATCCAACAAAGGTGGTCACACCAGCACAGAATATCTTTACTTGGGATGCGTCATCACCGCAACCATACTTGGCACCGGCTTCTTCGGATTTTACCAGGAGTACAAAAACATGTCTGTTATGAGTGGCTTTGAAAAAATGGTACCGCCTAATGCTATGGTCGTTCGGGACGGAGTAAAGCAAATGATACCAAATACTGACATCGTCATCGGTGACATAGTCGAGATGACTGGTGGGGAAGTAGTCCCGGCTGACGTGCGCATCTTATCATGCGCGAACTTCGCGACTGACATGTCCTCTCTCACAGGTGAATCAAAGCCCATCAAACATACGCCCGAATGTACACATCACAACAGCTTGGAATCAAAAAATATGGTGTTTTTTAGCTGTCCCATTGTGGAGGGGAGTGCAAGAGGCGTGGTGATTGCCACCGGGGAAATGACACAGCTAGGAAAAATAGCAGGTCTAGTTACCGGCTTAGAGAAGGAAGAGACGCCCATCGCAAAAGAAATAAcccattttattaaaattatttgtggGGTGGCATTCGTCtttggttttcttttttttctgatgGTATATTTCGCCCAAAGGAGTTGGCTCACCGCGCTGCAGTACATGCTCGGTATAATTCTAGCTAACGTGCCCGAGGGGCTCATCGTCACTCTTACAGTTTGCATGACGCTCTCGGCCAATCAGTTGAAACAGAAGAACTGTCTCGCCAAAACTCTACAAGCTGTAGAAACGCTAGGCTCTACATCCTGCATCTGTTCGGATAAAACAGGAACATTAACGCAGAATCTTATGTCTGTATCACATCTGTTCTGGAATTATACAATATACGATAAAAACGATCACACACATGTTTCAGAACCTGTCTGCGCAGAATTAAGTTTAGCTGCGTCCCTCAACCTGAAGGCTGTTTTTACTCACGACACCATGCACTTGCCaatagaaaaaagaaaaatacttgGGGACGCATCAGAGTCTGCTATTTTACGATACATGGAAGACACCCGCTCCGCAATTAAAACACAAGAGGAAAATCCGAAAGAAGCGGAGATACCCTTCAGCTCAGCCTATAAATATCAAGTCACAATTCACCGGATGAAAGCAAcaaatagttattatttaatCATGAAAGGGGCTCCAGAAATAGTTTTAGAATATTGTGCATCTGTAATGACCGATGAAGGGAATCAGCCCATGACACCTCAGCTTAAGAGGGAACTCAAAGCCAATTTCATAAAACTTGCCAACATGGGGGAGCGGGTCATCGGCTACGCTGACTTGAAATTGCCCGTGGCTACATTTCCACCCGGGTTCAAGTTCGATACACAGAATCGAAATTTTCCACTGGAAGCCTTATCTTTTGTGGGTGCGTTATCCATGATCGATCCACCAAGAGTAGATATCGATAAATCTATAAAACTTTGCAGACAGGCCGGCATCAAGGTGATCATGGTAACGGGAGACCATCCGGTGACGGCGCTGGCCATCTCGCGTAAGTGCGGGACCATCACGCAGCCCACCGCTTACGACTATGCCTTCGAGCATCACATCGAGGTCACCGACGTGCCTCCGCATGTGCGCACACAGTTCAAGGCTGCTGTCATCACAGGCGAAGATCTAAGACACATGTCCGTTAACGATTTGAAGACTGCACTCAAGGCATACGATGAAATCACTTTCGCACGGACAAGTCCCCAGCAAAAGTTGTTTATTGTGGAGACatatcaattattaaaacaCGTGGTCGCTGTCACTGGGGACGGCGTTAATGATTCGCCAGCTTTAAAGAAGGCAGACATTGGCATTGCGATGGGCATTACCGGCACTGAAGTGTCCAAGCAAGCCGCTGACATGATTTTGTTAGATGACAACTTCGCATCGATAGTGCTTGGTGTAGAAGAGGGACGAAGAATATTTGACAATCTGAAGAAGACTATCGCTTACACGCTGACTTCGAACACGCCTGAAATGTTACCTTTTGTTCTTTACGCGATTCTGGGAATGCCTTTGCCGCTCACGCTGATGCTAATTCTGGTGATCAACGTCGGGACGGATTTGCTACCGGCTATGAGCTTAGCGTATGAGACCTCAGAGGAAGACATTATGAGTTTGCCGCCTCGAAAGCCAACAGATCATCTAGTCAATAGAGTTTTAATATTCATGGCTTATTTCCAAGTCGGACTGATACAATTTTTTGGAGGAATGTATgcgtattttattgtattcgcGCAGGACGGGTTCTTCCCTTCAAGTCTACTTTTCGTTCGCAATGAATGGGAGGATCCCAAATTACCAGTGAGGGATACGCTTGGTCGTAACTGGTATTTCATAGATAGAAAGAAGGTGGAGAGACGGGCACAGACTGCTTATTTTGTGGCAGCTTGTATGACTCAGATATCGGACGTGATTATCTGCAAGACAAGAAGAATCTCTCTGTTGAAGAAGGGAATGCATAACTACGTACTCAACTTTAGTATTGCTGTTGACATTGTAGCGGCGCTGCTGGTTACCTACGTTCCTATGTGCAATGTGGTGTTCGGTACAGAGGCGCTCCCGTGGTATGATTTCGTCTTGGCCGTACCGTTTATGGTTTTAATGATTTTGGGAGACGAGCTCAGGCGCTACATCGTTAGAAACAATATTTCTGAATGGGTCGAAAAGGAAACTTATTATTAG
- the LOC141428905 gene encoding WD repeat-containing protein 81-like: MSATTFIRCMCVAAGGAWIACGLAGGQVCVLDTRTGQPRAHWRAHDGEVLRLAAVDNNRLLSSGLDQVTALWRVDDGELIAHLKGTTEPVHCLSVYYNELISGTTNNRIGVHTSMDQEASFSSTKLRSDTFKGVLTCMSVLPLNRLLLLGSDNGTISLLC, encoded by the exons ATGAGCGCGACGACGTTCATCCGTTGTATGTGCGTGGCGGCTGGCGGCGCGTGGATCGCTTGCGGATTGGCCGGCGGGCAAGTGTGCGTGCTGGACACGCGCACCGGACAGCCCCGAGCGCACTGGCGCGCGCACGACGGAGAG GTGTTGAGATTGGCCGCCGTGGACAACAATAGATTGCTATCTTCGGGCTTGGACCAGGTCACAGCTCTTTGGAGGGTGGATGATGGCGAGCTCATCGCACATCTAAA AGGCACAACGGAACCGGTGCACTGTCTGTCCGTTTACTACAACGAGCTAATATCGGGCACGACGAACAACCGCATCGGGGTTCACACCTCGATGGACCAAGAGGCTTCTTTTTCAAGCACCAAACTACGCTCTGACACCTTCAAAGGGGTCTTGACTTGTATGTCTGTATTGCCTCTAAACAGGCTGTTGCTGCTAGGAAGCGATAATGGAACGATAAGCTTGCTTTGCTGA